The following are from one region of the Luteitalea sp. genome:
- a CDS encoding ABC transporter permease subunit translates to MSRARRVGAVLLGVMVTASVLAPWLAPNPPGLQFRGYLLAPPMRPRLVTASGQMRTPFVYPLELRDRLTRTFEEDRSRLVSLSIAHQGRLVTSVDPRVPLLLLGADSLGRDVLARLLHGGRLSLGVAGVGVAGALLIGLIIGVTAGMAGHVADTLLMRVTELVIVLPVLYAVLALRAALPLFLPTAAVFAAIASVLALVGWPTVARGVRTIVATERTREYVLAARAAGASPWRIAVHHLLPATRSFLGTQALWLLPAFMLAEVTLSFVGLGFGGPVPSWGTMLQEAANVQVMRDAPWVLSPALAIALTVLGVNLLLEAADAPRS, encoded by the coding sequence GTGTCCAGAGCAAGACGAGTCGGTGCGGTCTTATTGGGTGTCATGGTCACCGCCTCGGTCCTTGCGCCGTGGCTTGCGCCCAATCCGCCCGGGCTGCAGTTTCGCGGCTACCTGCTCGCGCCCCCCATGCGACCGCGTCTCGTCACCGCCTCTGGGCAGATGCGGACGCCGTTCGTGTATCCCCTCGAGCTGCGCGATCGGCTGACCCGGACCTTCGAAGAAGACAGGAGCCGGCTGGTGTCGCTCAGCATCGCGCACCAGGGTCGACTCGTCACCAGCGTGGATCCGCGTGTGCCGCTGCTCTTGCTTGGCGCAGATAGCCTTGGTCGCGACGTGCTGGCGCGACTGCTTCACGGCGGCCGGCTCTCGCTCGGCGTCGCAGGGGTGGGCGTCGCTGGAGCCCTGCTCATTGGACTGATCATTGGCGTCACGGCCGGCATGGCTGGCCACGTCGCGGACACGCTCCTGATGCGCGTGACAGAGCTGGTCATCGTGCTTCCGGTGCTCTACGCGGTGCTGGCGCTGAGGGCCGCTCTGCCGCTCTTCCTGCCTACGGCCGCGGTCTTCGCCGCGATTGCAAGCGTACTGGCGCTCGTGGGCTGGCCGACAGTCGCGCGCGGCGTCCGCACAATTGTTGCGACGGAGCGCACACGTGAATATGTGCTTGCGGCGCGTGCCGCAGGCGCATCACCGTGGCGTATTGCCGTGCATCACCTGCTGCCTGCCACCCGCAGCTTTCTCGGGACGCAAGCGCTCTGGCTGCTGCCTGCGTTCATGCTCGCCGAGGTCACACTCTCGTTCGTGGGCCTCGGGTTCGGCGGGCCAGTGCCGAGCTGGGGCACGATGTTGCAAGAGGCCGCGAACGTACAGGTCATGCGAGACGCGCCCTGGGTGTTGAGCCCGGCGCTGGCGATTGCGTTGACCGTGCTCGGTGTGAATCTCCTGCTCGAAGCGGCCGACGCGCCCCGTTCGTGA
- a CDS encoding DUF1343 domain-containing protein, translating into MRVFLPALLLLASCAPRTAQAPTPLADPLLGAVHPGIEVFLADLPPALHGKRVGLITNHTGIDRSRTSDVDLIAQHKDLKLVALLAPEHGIRGDVEAGVKIVEEADPKTGIPIFSLYIAEDRGPTPQMLKDVDVLVYDLQEVGSRTWTYVSTMALSMQAAANKKIPFVVLDRPNPIGGEIVEGALLDPKFKSFVGMYPIPARHGMTVGELATLFKQRHGLGADLIVVRVANWRRSQWFDQTGLPWVNPSPNLRSLAALESYPGSVYFEGTNLTEGRGTDSPFEQIGASWLNAPDVVKLMNEMQLPGIRFEAITMPVAHSAAKFPGQTIPAIRFVITDRQAYRPVRTSLLLIDQIRRQHPHDFAWGATIDRLTGSDRVRLAIEEGRLLSLLEDWDQQATEFLETRKPFLLYP; encoded by the coding sequence ATGAGAGTCTTCCTTCCTGCTCTGTTGCTGCTTGCGTCCTGCGCGCCGAGGACCGCCCAAGCCCCGACGCCGCTTGCTGATCCGCTGCTCGGGGCGGTTCACCCGGGCATTGAGGTCTTCCTTGCCGACCTGCCTCCCGCGCTGCACGGCAAGCGGGTCGGACTCATCACCAACCACACCGGGATCGACCGGTCGAGGACCTCCGACGTCGATCTGATCGCACAGCACAAAGATTTGAAGCTGGTGGCGCTCCTCGCGCCGGAGCACGGCATTCGGGGCGACGTCGAGGCGGGTGTGAAGATCGTCGAAGAGGCCGATCCCAAGACGGGCATTCCGATCTTTTCTCTCTATATCGCCGAGGATCGCGGTCCCACGCCACAGATGCTGAAGGACGTGGACGTTCTGGTCTACGACCTCCAGGAGGTGGGGAGTCGCACGTGGACCTACGTCTCGACCATGGCCCTGTCGATGCAGGCGGCGGCGAACAAGAAGATTCCGTTCGTCGTCCTCGATCGACCCAATCCAATTGGGGGGGAGATCGTCGAAGGGGCCCTGCTGGACCCCAAGTTCAAATCCTTCGTAGGAATGTACCCCATCCCAGCACGTCACGGGATGACGGTCGGCGAGCTGGCCACGTTGTTCAAGCAGAGGCACGGACTCGGTGCGGATCTGATCGTCGTACGGGTCGCGAACTGGCGGCGCTCACAATGGTTCGACCAGACCGGACTGCCCTGGGTGAACCCCTCGCCGAACCTTCGCTCGCTGGCCGCGTTGGAGAGCTATCCGGGATCCGTCTACTTCGAAGGCACGAACCTGACAGAGGGCCGGGGCACGGACAGCCCCTTCGAGCAGATCGGGGCTTCGTGGCTGAACGCACCGGACGTGGTCAAGCTGATGAACGAGATGCAGCTTCCAGGTATCCGCTTCGAGGCGATCACGATGCCTGTGGCACACTCGGCTGCCAAGTTCCCTGGACAGACGATCCCCGCTATCCGCTTCGTCATCACGGACCGGCAGGCGTACAGACCGGTCCGTACGTCGCTCCTGCTCATCGACCAGATCCGGAGGCAGCACCCGCATGACTTCGCTTGGGGCGCCACGATCGATCGCCTCACGGGCTCGGACAGGGTGAGGCTTGCTATCGAAGAGGGTCGGCTCCTGTCCCTCCTCGAGGATTGGGACCAGCAGGCCACGGAGTTCCTCGAGACCCGCAAACCGTTCCTGCTCTATCCCTGA
- a CDS encoding ABC transporter permease subunit, which translates to MTRLIARRAGFALLLVLTVTMSAAALVTVAPGDITSETFGSGASAETIARERARLGLDQPASTRFAAWLQRVLRLDFGRSFKYERPVAPLVIERARNTAVLGLVALLLGTALGVPLGVIAAGSRHVWLRRAVATVSTLLLSLPPLVFALLLLFLALRTRVLPAGGMSAPGPDEAGWLVAGGDLARHLVVPSLALGLPLAAMIERLQARALSESLREPFMLAAAARGLPRRRLLWHHAFRHALAPVLAVYGLVAGSLLGGSFIVEIVTAWPGLGRLTYDALVSRDLNLAAGCAAAGAVILAVATLLSDVALAFADPRSRDW; encoded by the coding sequence ATGACGCGCCTGATTGCTCGCCGCGCTGGCTTTGCGCTGCTGCTCGTCCTGACCGTCACGATGTCGGCTGCGGCACTCGTCACGGTGGCGCCTGGAGACATCACCAGCGAAACCTTCGGGAGCGGGGCAAGCGCCGAGACGATCGCGCGGGAGCGTGCTCGCCTCGGCCTCGATCAACCGGCCAGCACGCGGTTCGCCGCCTGGTTGCAACGCGTGCTTCGCCTCGATTTCGGGCGATCGTTCAAATACGAGCGCCCGGTCGCGCCGCTGGTCATCGAGCGCGCACGGAACACCGCCGTGCTCGGCTTGGTGGCGCTGCTGCTCGGCACGGCGCTGGGGGTGCCGTTGGGAGTCATCGCGGCCGGTTCGCGTCATGTGTGGCTGCGGCGGGCCGTTGCCACCGTCTCGACTCTGCTGCTCTCGCTCCCGCCTTTGGTGTTTGCCCTGCTGCTCTTGTTCCTTGCGCTTCGCACGCGCGTGCTGCCGGCGGGCGGTATGAGCGCACCAGGGCCAGACGAGGCGGGCTGGCTCGTGGCGGGTGGCGATCTGGCGCGGCACCTTGTCGTGCCGTCTCTCGCGCTCGGACTGCCGCTTGCCGCCATGATCGAGCGGCTGCAGGCGCGCGCGCTGAGCGAGAGCTTGCGCGAGCCGTTCATGCTCGCGGCAGCCGCACGCGGTCTGCCGCGTCGGCGATTGCTCTGGCACCACGCGTTTCGTCACGCGCTCGCACCGGTTCTCGCCGTCTACGGCCTCGTGGCCGGCAGTCTCCTCGGCGGCTCGTTCATCGTGGAGATCGTGACGGCCTGGCCGGGGCTCGGCAGACTCACCTACGACGCGCTGGTGTCACGCGACCTGAACCTCGCGGCCGGCTGTGCGGCGGCGGGCGCAGTGATTCTCGCCGTCGCGACGCTTCTGTCGGATGTGGCTTTGGCATTTGCGGATCCGCGGAGCAGAGACTGGTAG
- a CDS encoding aminotransferase class V-fold PLP-dependent enzyme: protein MLPDIERILLGPGPSPVTPRIMRAMAAPILSHLDPAMLALVDDVRARLRWAFRAPQEALTLAVSGTGTAGTETAVAGLVAPGTRVLAVVSGYFGERLVELCTRYGANVTRVDTSWGRAVDPDAVRRALKAHGADIVTIVHAETSTGVLHPVEAVAAAAREQGALTLVDAVTSLGGHPLEVALWQIDACVSCTQKGLGAPSGLAPLTFGARARERAAGLDSPRSFYLDLGLLESYWVRRKYHHTISAPLVYALREALVVIEEEGLETRWQRHRRHHVALAAGLGAMGLELLPPEGERSWTLNAVCVPDGIDDARVRRHLLDVFNIEIGAGLGPLAGRIWRVGLMGHGANAQYVLVFLSALERALREQGFRVPPGTGTAAAGDALASLAQP, encoded by the coding sequence ATGCTTCCTGATATCGAACGTATTCTCCTTGGTCCTGGTCCTAGTCCGGTGACGCCACGCATCATGCGCGCGATGGCGGCACCCATACTGAGCCATCTCGATCCTGCCATGCTGGCGCTCGTCGACGATGTGCGGGCGCGGCTGCGGTGGGCGTTTCGGGCGCCGCAAGAGGCGTTGACCTTGGCTGTTTCAGGTACCGGGACGGCCGGCACGGAGACGGCGGTCGCAGGCCTCGTCGCTCCGGGTACGCGCGTTCTGGCCGTCGTGTCGGGCTATTTCGGCGAGCGGCTCGTGGAGCTCTGCACGCGGTACGGTGCAAACGTCACGCGGGTGGACACATCGTGGGGACGTGCGGTCGATCCAGATGCCGTCCGGCGCGCCCTCAAAGCGCACGGCGCCGACATCGTCACCATCGTGCACGCGGAGACGTCGACCGGGGTGCTCCATCCAGTCGAGGCCGTCGCAGCGGCAGCACGCGAGCAGGGCGCCCTGACACTCGTCGATGCGGTGACCTCGCTTGGCGGGCATCCGCTGGAGGTCGCCTTGTGGCAGATCGACGCCTGTGTCAGCTGCACGCAAAAGGGTCTTGGCGCACCGTCCGGGCTCGCGCCGTTGACCTTTGGCGCCCGCGCCCGCGAGCGTGCCGCAGGGCTCGACAGCCCGCGTAGCTTCTATCTCGACCTCGGCTTGCTCGAGAGCTACTGGGTTCGGCGCAAGTACCATCACACGATTTCCGCACCACTGGTCTACGCCCTCCGCGAAGCGCTGGTCGTGATCGAGGAGGAAGGCCTGGAGACTCGCTGGCAGCGGCATCGGCGGCATCACGTCGCGCTGGCTGCAGGCCTCGGAGCGATGGGGCTCGAGCTGTTGCCGCCCGAAGGGGAGCGCAGCTGGACGCTCAATGCGGTGTGTGTGCCCGATGGGATCGACGACGCGCGGGTGCGTCGCCACTTGCTGGATGTGTTCAATATCGAGATTGGCGCGGGCTTGGGGCCGCTCGCCGGCCGGATCTGGCGCGTCGGGCTCATGGGGCACGGCGCAAACGCGCAGTATGTGCTCGTCTTCTTGAGCGCGCTCGAGCGCGCGCTGCGCGAGCAGGGCTTTCGGGTCCCCCCGGGTACTGGGACGGCGGCCGCCGGGGACGCGCTTGCCTCCCTTGCCCAGCCGTAA
- a CDS encoding amidohydrolase family protein — protein sequence MGWSPGAFRSAASTAGWRTLTPIGGSAMPSARRASGLPTIAVTLVVLAIAFSAVVVGQQQASADLILFGARVWTGDADRPWAEAIAIQGRKIVAVDGEEVFRFRGPKTRVLHLNGRFIVPGFIDSHTHFDRAGRLLLGVDLLDVSDEAQLVERVREARDRLPKGAWLLDGDWGAYDVWERGSVGRGRPRSEKQGGFRPDRFAIDEITPDTPVLLSKWDESLYLANGRALALAKASCEWEGVECDAKQQMTGRLSPEAAARIRRLVPAPSLQQRLDEARAAMAQLRRYGVTTIHDNTSPPALQVFRWLRSSGELTVRVYARPRLDEWYEASKKGDKLEPGDDWIRFGGLKGFVDGIMGNSSARFYEPYETTGERGSWREMMQPRDRMLSLLLAADASDLSPQVHAIGDEAIDVLLDLFEEVVRTNGSKPRRFRVIHAQVLRDAKVAARMARLGVIAEVQPYHAIDDMRWMEERIGRRARGAYAFRTLKDAGVRLGFGSDWPGTNASRYSASPLHGIYAAVTRQSLDGRPRGGWFPQERIDVETALRAYTVNNAWAAGEEAVKGSITAGKLADLVVLDQDPFEVESSELKDIKVLYTILDGRIVHQAGK from the coding sequence ATGGGATGGAGCCCTGGAGCGTTCCGCTCTGCGGCCAGCACTGCCGGATGGAGAACGTTGACGCCAATTGGAGGATCTGCCATGCCAAGCGCGCGGAGAGCGAGTGGGTTGCCTACGATCGCAGTGACTCTGGTGGTACTTGCGATCGCGTTCTCCGCCGTGGTCGTGGGGCAGCAGCAGGCCAGCGCAGATCTCATCCTGTTTGGCGCGCGCGTGTGGACCGGTGATGCCGACCGCCCGTGGGCCGAGGCGATTGCCATTCAGGGGCGCAAGATTGTTGCCGTTGACGGTGAGGAGGTGTTCCGCTTCCGCGGACCCAAGACGCGCGTCCTCCATTTGAACGGCCGGTTCATCGTACCTGGGTTCATCGACAGCCATACCCACTTCGACCGCGCGGGTCGGCTGCTCCTGGGCGTGGACCTGCTCGACGTCTCGGACGAGGCGCAGCTCGTCGAGCGCGTGCGCGAGGCACGGGACCGGCTACCCAAGGGCGCATGGCTCCTGGATGGCGACTGGGGGGCGTACGACGTATGGGAGCGGGGATCCGTGGGGCGCGGCAGACCGCGATCCGAGAAGCAAGGCGGGTTTCGTCCGGACCGCTTCGCGATCGACGAGATCACTCCTGACACACCGGTGCTGCTGTCGAAGTGGGATGAGTCACTGTATCTCGCGAACGGGAGAGCGCTCGCGCTTGCCAAGGCTTCGTGCGAGTGGGAAGGCGTCGAGTGCGACGCCAAGCAGCAGATGACGGGCCGTCTCAGCCCCGAGGCCGCAGCGCGCATCCGCCGCCTCGTACCGGCGCCCTCCCTCCAGCAGCGATTGGACGAGGCGCGCGCGGCGATGGCCCAATTGCGACGCTACGGCGTGACCACCATCCATGACAACACGTCGCCGCCCGCGCTCCAGGTGTTTCGTTGGCTGCGCTCATCGGGTGAGCTGACGGTTCGCGTGTACGCACGACCACGGCTCGACGAGTGGTACGAGGCGAGCAAGAAGGGCGACAAGCTCGAGCCCGGTGACGACTGGATCAGGTTTGGCGGTCTCAAAGGATTCGTCGACGGCATCATGGGCAACTCGTCTGCGCGCTTCTACGAGCCGTACGAGACGACCGGTGAGCGCGGCAGTTGGCGAGAGATGATGCAGCCGCGCGACAGGATGCTGTCGCTGTTGCTGGCGGCGGATGCCTCTGACCTTTCGCCGCAGGTGCATGCCATTGGTGACGAAGCCATCGACGTGCTACTCGACCTGTTCGAAGAGGTGGTGCGCACCAATGGGTCGAAGCCGCGGCGGTTTCGCGTGATCCATGCCCAGGTGCTGCGCGACGCGAAGGTCGCGGCGCGCATGGCGCGCCTTGGTGTGATCGCCGAGGTCCAGCCGTATCATGCGATTGACGATATGCGCTGGATGGAGGAGCGCATCGGCCGCCGGGCGCGCGGGGCGTACGCCTTCCGGACGCTCAAGGACGCCGGTGTGCGGCTCGGCTTCGGCAGCGATTGGCCGGGCACGAATGCCTCTCGGTACTCCGCGAGTCCCCTGCACGGCATTTACGCGGCGGTCACCCGGCAGTCACTCGATGGCCGGCCACGCGGTGGGTGGTTTCCTCAAGAGCGGATTGACGTCGAGACGGCTCTCCGCGCCTACACGGTGAACAACGCGTGGGCGGCGGGCGAGGAGGCCGTGAAGGGCTCGATCACCGCGGGCAAGCTCGCGGATCTCGTCGTGCTCGACCAAGATCCGTTCGAGGTGGAGTCCTCGGAGCTCAAGGACATCAAGGTCCTCTACACGATTCTCGACGGCCGCATCGTCCACCAGGCAGGCAAGTGA
- a CDS encoding S8 family serine peptidase — MLQKLRSGTFRAPLRLDCSLSLHHLESLSTPLRLGANRMELLGFRSSSLEYRRTAWLTSALLTLALALLVSASALAAPGPHRARLSSSLQTKVTAGFTTTDVIVRGDADRLAALAEAYGARVKKRLRAGAVLTVTQGALESLVTDSSLDAISGDDLVVPTMAVTNASTGADQVWEGIAGVPGLTGRGVRVALVDSGIVDRHPALGQQVVLHVDFTGGDGRDAYGHGTHVAGIVAGNGTDFKGMAPEAELISLRVLDEEGKAVASTVIEAIEWTIANKERLGIRVLNLSVGKAATSSWRDDPLSQAAQRAVEAGLVVVASAGNQGQTKDGRGIVGAISSPGNAPDVITVGAVDTRETPERSDDVVPLWSSKGPSYLDGFLKPDIVAPGRLIRSLTTPGTTLASKFADNVSPDRRYLTLSGTSQATGVVAGAAALLLESNPELSPAQVKYMLQTTASLMPRDGVLTSGAGELNVPGAVLLATHRDKVPVVRVATQRVVGQGVAWVPTEHGEQAPRGAVRVQGTNWVWGTNWVWGTNWVWGTNLVWGTTAVSSTNLVWGTNWVWGTNWVWGTSAVSNEN, encoded by the coding sequence ATGTTGCAAAAACTGCGATCTGGTACGTTCCGTGCTCCTCTACGCCTCGACTGTAGCCTCTCTCTCCACCATCTGGAGTCGTTGTCAACACCGCTGAGACTGGGAGCTAATCGCATGGAGTTGTTGGGTTTTCGCTCGTCGTCCCTGGAATATCGTCGGACCGCTTGGCTGACGAGCGCTCTGCTCACGCTGGCGCTGGCGTTGCTGGTGTCCGCCTCGGCGCTGGCTGCGCCTGGCCCACATCGAGCGCGCCTCTCCTCGTCGCTCCAAACGAAGGTCACTGCGGGCTTTACGACGACAGACGTCATCGTTCGCGGCGACGCGGATCGCCTGGCAGCGTTGGCGGAGGCGTACGGCGCACGCGTGAAAAAGCGGCTCCGCGCAGGGGCTGTCTTGACTGTTACGCAAGGGGCGCTCGAGTCGCTGGTGACGGACTCGTCCCTGGACGCGATCTCCGGTGACGACCTCGTCGTTCCGACGATGGCGGTGACAAATGCGTCGACCGGCGCGGACCAAGTGTGGGAGGGCATTGCTGGAGTACCAGGCCTGACGGGCCGCGGCGTGCGTGTTGCGCTGGTCGATTCCGGCATCGTGGATCGCCACCCTGCGCTCGGCCAGCAAGTGGTATTGCACGTTGATTTTACCGGTGGAGATGGCCGTGATGCCTATGGCCACGGCACACATGTCGCGGGCATTGTGGCGGGAAATGGGACCGACTTCAAGGGCATGGCGCCCGAAGCGGAGCTCATTAGCCTGCGCGTGCTGGATGAGGAAGGCAAGGCCGTGGCGAGCACGGTCATCGAGGCCATCGAGTGGACGATCGCGAACAAGGAGCGGCTCGGGATTCGCGTGTTGAACCTCTCGGTCGGCAAGGCGGCCACCTCCTCTTGGCGGGATGATCCGCTCTCGCAGGCTGCGCAGCGCGCCGTGGAAGCGGGTCTCGTGGTAGTGGCATCAGCGGGCAATCAGGGGCAAACGAAGGACGGCCGGGGCATTGTCGGCGCCATCAGCTCACCGGGGAATGCGCCGGACGTGATCACCGTGGGCGCCGTGGACACCCGGGAGACGCCGGAGCGCAGCGATGACGTGGTGCCGCTCTGGAGCTCCAAGGGACCGAGCTACCTCGACGGGTTTCTGAAGCCGGACATCGTGGCTCCTGGCCGCCTCATCCGGTCGCTCACCACACCTGGCACGACGCTCGCAAGTAAGTTTGCGGACAACGTCTCTCCGGACCGCCGATACCTGACGCTGTCGGGGACGAGTCAGGCGACCGGCGTTGTTGCTGGCGCCGCAGCGCTGCTGCTGGAGTCGAATCCAGAGCTGAGCCCGGCGCAGGTCAAATACATGTTGCAAACCACCGCGAGCCTGATGCCCCGAGATGGCGTCCTCACGAGTGGCGCCGGAGAGTTAAACGTCCCAGGAGCGGTCTTGCTCGCTACTCATCGGGACAAAGTACCGGTGGTCAGGGTGGCAACTCAACGGGTAGTTGGTCAGGGAGTTGCGTGGGTGCCGACGGAGCACGGCGAGCAGGCACCCCGTGGTGCAGTCCGAGTTCAAGGCACCAACTGGGTGTGGGGCACCAACTGGGTGTGGGGCACCAACTGGGTGTGGGGAACGAATTTGGTTTGGGGCACGACCGCAGTCTCCAGCACGAACTTGGTTTGGGGCACTAATTGGGTCTGGGGTACAAATTGGGTCTGGGGCACAAGCGCGGTCTCGAATGAGAATTGA
- a CDS encoding AAA domain-containing protein — MRHFLAARDLLIGSPNLVLSAFIGVGVCCVAALDGSLEEALSEAQTALLDAERSGQARTLIACIGNLGLITLQLGRFDEARKYIARGLEFSGHLPQVQISLLDTSAQLCLAEGDVEGAGELFARIDALASEPTRKTWNLVNISLTRARYLLRVGRPDEALRVADHGIAEVTPRSDRLMRAQFQSLRTQALIGAGRTDEASKALITALTLLDDAPLGVLADAERVRSKLLAELGQPAAAELGFQRTVRILRSVRDVPALREAEREHAAALQPTAAVETDPARDAASALRSSGTEMLTAAAHLFATASRPALLGEETLALLETLGVAHAARLVRRSPRGVPRTVQSIGAVADERAWKRSSVPAVPLRRDHDGALELEVIPHDTLEDHTSVVSLCRLARAAARLDAAAREERLRSSLWPIEEQLADTRGIFIAPAMHEVLDGARRMAPTDLPVLLLGETGTGKEVIAREIHRLSNCSSGPFVPFNCTAVSRDMLDSQLFGYRRGAFTGAQEDFPGVIRGADGGTLFLDEIGEMTAEIQPKLLRFLESGEIHPLGRTQPVATNVRVIAATNAPLNELLRAGRFREDLYYRLNVCRIIIPPLRERPEEIPALVQHFARVQTTELRRPVPALSDEVMEYFLLYDWPGNVRQLANEVRRAVSLSAPGETVTPDMLTPEILEARKTGAARAAGGHEVRLRLNQPLNHAIEQLERAMIAHALEASRGSFAAAARQLGVTRRGFLMKRRRLGIKRDGEDRWSPLDEPSAEIADEPPTS; from the coding sequence ATGAGGCATTTTCTGGCCGCTCGTGATCTACTCATCGGTAGCCCTAACCTTGTCCTCAGTGCCTTCATTGGTGTCGGCGTATGCTGTGTAGCAGCGCTAGACGGCAGCTTAGAAGAAGCGCTCAGTGAGGCGCAGACTGCCCTACTCGATGCAGAGCGCTCTGGCCAAGCAAGAACCTTGATCGCCTGCATCGGCAACCTTGGGCTCATCACTCTCCAGCTCGGACGGTTCGATGAAGCGCGCAAATATATCGCGCGCGGCCTTGAGTTTTCGGGACATTTGCCGCAGGTGCAGATCTCGCTGCTCGACACGTCCGCACAGCTCTGTCTCGCCGAAGGGGATGTGGAGGGGGCAGGCGAGCTATTCGCGAGAATCGATGCGCTTGCTTCTGAGCCAACGCGTAAGACGTGGAATCTCGTCAACATCTCACTGACACGTGCCCGATATCTGCTGCGTGTCGGCCGGCCCGACGAAGCGCTCCGCGTCGCTGATCACGGCATTGCTGAAGTCACCCCGCGATCCGACCGGCTGATGCGAGCACAGTTCCAGTCGCTGCGCACGCAAGCCCTCATCGGCGCCGGCCGGACCGATGAAGCCAGCAAGGCACTGATCACCGCGTTGACGTTGTTGGACGATGCGCCGCTTGGCGTGCTCGCTGATGCGGAGCGCGTTCGCAGCAAGCTCCTCGCCGAGCTCGGGCAGCCCGCAGCCGCGGAGCTCGGCTTCCAACGCACGGTCCGCATCCTTCGCTCGGTGCGCGATGTCCCGGCGCTGCGCGAGGCGGAGCGCGAGCACGCAGCAGCCTTGCAACCAACGGCTGCTGTCGAGACCGATCCAGCGCGCGATGCAGCGTCCGCGCTCCGTTCCTCCGGCACGGAGATGCTGACTGCAGCCGCCCATCTGTTCGCTACCGCATCCCGCCCGGCATTGCTCGGAGAAGAGACCCTCGCCCTGCTCGAGACGCTCGGCGTGGCTCACGCCGCACGTCTGGTTCGTCGCTCCCCTCGTGGCGTACCGCGCACCGTGCAATCGATCGGCGCCGTTGCGGACGAGCGAGCCTGGAAGAGGTCCAGCGTCCCAGCGGTGCCGCTGCGACGTGACCACGACGGCGCGTTGGAGCTCGAAGTGATTCCACACGACACGCTCGAGGATCACACGTCGGTGGTCAGTCTCTGCCGTCTCGCACGCGCCGCCGCGCGCCTCGACGCGGCCGCCCGCGAGGAGCGGCTGCGCTCGTCCCTCTGGCCGATCGAGGAACAGCTCGCCGATACTCGAGGGATCTTCATCGCGCCCGCCATGCATGAAGTGCTCGACGGCGCGCGCCGCATGGCCCCGACCGACCTGCCGGTGCTCCTGCTCGGCGAGACCGGCACCGGCAAGGAAGTGATTGCACGCGAGATTCACCGCCTCTCGAACTGTAGCAGCGGCCCGTTCGTGCCGTTCAACTGCACGGCCGTCTCTCGCGACATGCTCGACAGTCAACTCTTCGGCTATCGTCGAGGCGCATTCACCGGTGCGCAAGAGGACTTCCCCGGTGTGATTCGCGGCGCGGACGGCGGCACGCTGTTTCTCGATGAGATTGGCGAGATGACCGCAGAGATCCAGCCAAAGCTCTTACGCTTTCTCGAGAGCGGCGAGATCCATCCACTTGGGCGCACACAGCCGGTCGCCACCAACGTGCGCGTGATTGCCGCAACCAATGCCCCACTGAACGAGTTACTCCGCGCCGGCCGCTTTCGAGAGGATCTCTACTACCGGTTGAACGTCTGCCGCATCATCATCCCTCCCCTTCGAGAGCGCCCGGAGGAAATCCCCGCGCTGGTCCAGCATTTCGCGCGCGTGCAAACCACCGAGCTCCGGAGGCCCGTGCCCGCGCTGTCAGACGAAGTCATGGAGTACTTCTTGTTGTACGACTGGCCCGGCAATGTCCGGCAGCTCGCCAACGAAGTCCGCCGCGCGGTGTCCCTCTCCGCTCCGGGCGAGACCGTCACCCCGGATATGCTGACGCCGGAGATCCTCGAAGCGCGAAAGACCGGTGCGGCACGTGCCGCCGGTGGCCACGAGGTCCGCTTGCGCTTGAATCAGCCGCTCAACCATGCAATCGAGCAGCTCGAGCGTGCGATGATTGCGCATGCCCTCGAGGCCTCGCGCGGTTCCTTTGCTGCCGCCGCCCGTCAACTCGGTGTGACCCGCCGCGGCTTTCTCATGAAGCGCCGCCGCCTCGGCATCAAGCGCGACGGCGAGGACCGCTGGTCGCCGCTGGACGAGCCGTCGGCCGAGATTGCCGACGAGCCGCCAACCTCTTAA